The Acidicapsa acidisoli genome contains a region encoding:
- a CDS encoding Ig-like domain repeat protein, which translates to MNPQKWFRLSGSIASAIVLLLVSNACLMTGISAQSAESGTAGSSISGTAPVPFVIAPSLALSGSPTNVATGDLNQDGKLDLVTTDSITGKVTVFLGAGNGKFASGVDYTTGSHPGAVVVADLDASGQPEVVVGDESKGTISILTSNGTGTLLPKQTLALGFDPAFFAAGDFNGDGRTDLVVTSRTGGSLAVLLNDGKGNLQKPILTSLIKTPTAITVADFNNDDHTDIALANADGTVTILLGTGSGGFRALADVPVGSGSLSSIVSGDFNRDGNLDLAVTEPGAKTLSVLLGKGNGSFASPAKYPVGTGPIFTIAADVDGDGIPDLVAVNSGSNTFSVFSGNGDGTFKTSVDFVVGNSPLAAVSGDFDGDGHLDLAVINSLSQSVSIALGNGDGTFKAARSYPSGMQPRAVTSADLNGDKLPDLVVTNYCGSDSTCSSGGSVTVFLANKDGSYQPSDTYPVGFGPVSVALVDVNGDKIPDIVALNRQDKTVAVLIGKGEGSFEQPFTASVTSAPIAVGVGDFNNDGKPDLAVLEDCGSAKCTEAGSVEILLGQGGGSFSNSAIYPVGYSPVSLAVGDLNNDKSLDIVVANGCGIDVSCKSSGTASVLLGSQTGKFKAAADVPAGNNPSSIALEDLSGQGTLDLLVSSSSANTVAVLRGKGDGSFQNSVPYAVGNAPGSMVIADFNGDGKLDVAVANTQDSTVSVLYGKGDGTLAASFAMPVGTGPEALAAVTSTNSSRASLATANGNTGSATLGKDVTVLANVMPETPTSGVTVSLVVTPPTTLAVNQAFVLQATVSPVGSPAGTVSFYSANNGGVATLIPDCSATTALNSGGVASCTTSSFLTGTDSITAVYSGDTTNPGNTPSNAVSETVNPESASLSVGSSSGTINVDQSVTFTATLSAGSNPLTPIAPTGTVSFTVNNVAIAGCTSVARNSGGTWTCTTSSLAGSATAESVGVAYAGDSNYSVTAVSFSQTVNALPATLGLTSSAVAPTVDQAVTFTANLSAATLTPVLPSGTVSFTINKVPSTDCPPQTIKLVSSSWTASCTTSSLVAPADVIGAIYNGDSSYTVSTQPTLAQTVNKALPQVTVASSLPTSSVNQTVVFTATVQLSDNANPKVTPSGTITFMQGSTTLCSAVSLSTTSPYIATCSYAFSQAIPSPGASVSATYSGDSNFQAGSAATATQIVSPTNTRTTLSSSPATSSVNGTVVFTATITPAITGTASPQTGTVVYTDTTTSPATVLCTNTVTGGVVPTCSYAFTSAGTHIITAIFNSTDANFNSSPVSAGYAQSVLAAGTTISLTSLPTSSAVNQSVTFSSVVTSASAGAAFPQGMVTYTDTFTTPSTLLCTVTLTGTGNVPSCTATLPTAGTHTIVAAFTPSNLNFQSARSSVLNQVVNAGTTAVALTTSPSTSTVNQLVTLTATITPTPSGATNPTGKVTFSYVQGGSTVVLCSTAQTVKTTAGITSATCIAPFTAANTYTVTATYVSGDLNFTAGTPVTATQKVTGTSTTVAISTLTPAPSAVNQSVSFTAVVTPSVTDSGLTLPTGTVTFSDTTSGKPILLCTSTIASNGTVPACSAPFATEGMRSVTAVYSGDTNFTGNTSAAVTQNVQPSGTTTMLISSPASSTVNQTVIFTATLGEAFPGSVLPKAGTVVFTDTSTTPATTLCSNPISGTATVPTCSFAFTSSGAHIITAAFTSADTNFSSSTSANYTQTITAAATSVVVTSGLAPSTVNQPVTFSATVTASTSGSAIPQGAVTYTDTLNKTVLCSSLALASGVAPSCTAALPTAGTHTIVVTFAPSNSNFQPATSNALNQIVNPTATTAAVTASPSTSTVDQPVTLTATISPALAGTTNPTGKVTFSYVQAGTTIILCSTPQTVKTVGSTTSAVCTAPFPAASTYTVTALYTSGDSNFVGSTAAPVAQTVNASGTSVTVSAPTPSPSSVNQSISFTAVIAPTAVTDAGLTLPTGSVTFSDSVSGTLCTSVLAADGSVPPCKATLGTAGPHGISATYSGDANFTTSSSTTPFSQTVNKTATSISVASSTLVTVVTQAVTYTATVTPAFAGTAPTGPVTFSLTQGGASYSCIATAALPPGGAAPYTESCTISYPNTVSGTVAVTATYAGDANFGGSTSSPITQTVQNFSSSITPGQITLTQGSSTTANTNLTDPFSPTAINLTSTALNGFSDPVAVIACNVAPDASGNAIQGLSCAPQPSPTPATGVVVITATSAAPIGTYAVQLTIGDARVPTLTHIVAVSVSVINLATQATTPIVGTDTATFNLASPLPSGASLSIGSISIVNSNGTYTVIPMTEIGIQTSAITPVSGSPNSYSFTVTAGTAAAAQVATSRTVFAAAAMGVPLLFALSLLPGARRRRKTWLRYLGMVLLAIAAMHGVGCSSGGFTRASSTVGVVGSYVIQIESTQNGNTTTVAVVPLLIEQ; encoded by the coding sequence ATGAATCCTCAAAAGTGGTTTCGCCTCTCTGGAAGTATTGCCTCGGCTATAGTGCTTCTGCTGGTTTCGAATGCCTGTCTGATGACCGGCATCTCCGCGCAATCCGCCGAGTCAGGGACTGCTGGTTCGTCGATAAGCGGGACTGCGCCCGTTCCGTTCGTCATTGCGCCCTCGCTGGCTCTCTCCGGATCGCCGACGAACGTAGCCACAGGCGATCTGAATCAGGACGGCAAGCTTGACCTGGTCACAACCGATTCCATCACTGGCAAGGTCACGGTTTTTCTAGGGGCAGGGAATGGCAAGTTCGCTTCCGGCGTGGACTACACGACGGGCTCGCACCCAGGCGCTGTTGTTGTGGCCGATCTCGACGCCAGCGGACAGCCGGAGGTAGTTGTCGGGGATGAGTCGAAGGGAACGATCAGTATCCTGACGAGTAACGGCACTGGGACATTGCTGCCGAAGCAAACTCTCGCCCTCGGTTTCGATCCGGCCTTTTTTGCCGCCGGAGATTTCAATGGAGACGGTCGGACGGATCTTGTAGTAACCAGTAGGACAGGTGGATCGTTGGCGGTCTTGCTCAACGACGGCAAGGGAAACCTGCAAAAGCCGATTCTCACGTCCTTAATTAAGACGCCGACAGCAATCACAGTCGCCGACTTCAATAACGACGACCATACTGACATAGCCCTCGCGAATGCGGATGGAACTGTCACCATTCTGCTGGGAACGGGCAGCGGCGGTTTTCGTGCTCTTGCCGATGTGCCTGTTGGTTCCGGCTCACTGTCGTCCATCGTCTCGGGGGACTTCAACCGCGATGGCAATCTCGATCTCGCAGTTACAGAGCCAGGAGCCAAGACGCTCTCCGTCCTTCTTGGCAAAGGCAATGGGAGCTTTGCGTCGCCGGCTAAATACCCTGTTGGCACCGGCCCCATCTTTACGATTGCGGCCGATGTGGATGGTGACGGAATCCCCGATCTTGTTGCGGTCAACAGCGGCAGCAATACGTTCAGCGTATTCAGCGGCAACGGTGACGGAACATTTAAGACTTCGGTTGACTTTGTGGTCGGGAACAGTCCGCTGGCCGCAGTATCTGGTGACTTCGATGGGGACGGCCACCTGGATCTGGCCGTAATCAACTCGTTATCTCAATCGGTCAGTATTGCGCTTGGCAACGGCGATGGCACCTTCAAAGCCGCGCGATCGTATCCCTCCGGCATGCAGCCACGCGCTGTGACATCTGCCGATCTCAACGGCGATAAACTGCCGGACCTCGTCGTGACCAACTATTGTGGATCAGACTCAACCTGCAGTTCGGGTGGTTCGGTTACTGTCTTCCTCGCCAATAAGGACGGCAGTTATCAGCCCTCGGATACATATCCAGTCGGCTTTGGCCCCGTTTCAGTCGCGCTTGTGGATGTGAACGGAGATAAGATCCCGGATATCGTTGCGCTCAACCGTCAGGACAAGACCGTCGCGGTTTTGATAGGCAAGGGAGAGGGGAGTTTTGAACAACCCTTCACGGCCTCAGTAACCAGTGCTCCGATCGCCGTCGGCGTCGGTGACTTTAACAATGACGGCAAGCCGGACCTCGCCGTGCTTGAGGATTGCGGAAGCGCAAAGTGTACAGAAGCGGGAAGTGTTGAGATTCTGTTAGGACAGGGCGGCGGAAGCTTCAGCAATTCCGCTATATATCCCGTGGGCTACTCGCCGGTATCGCTTGCCGTTGGCGATCTGAACAACGATAAGAGCCTTGATATTGTTGTCGCCAATGGCTGCGGCATCGACGTATCCTGCAAATCCTCCGGTACAGCCAGCGTGCTTCTCGGAAGCCAAACGGGCAAGTTCAAGGCGGCAGCAGACGTCCCGGCTGGGAATAACCCATCTTCCATTGCATTGGAAGATCTGAGCGGACAGGGTACGCTCGATTTGCTCGTCTCCAGTTCTTCTGCTAACACAGTGGCCGTCCTCAGAGGCAAAGGCGACGGCAGTTTCCAGAATTCAGTCCCATATGCGGTCGGCAACGCGCCGGGTTCGATGGTCATCGCTGATTTCAACGGAGATGGCAAACTGGACGTGGCCGTCGCGAATACTCAGGACTCCACCGTAAGCGTCTTGTACGGAAAAGGAGACGGTACACTGGCTGCTTCCTTCGCCATGCCAGTCGGCACAGGCCCTGAAGCGCTCGCCGCTGTTACTTCCACCAACTCAAGCCGCGCCAGCTTGGCAACCGCCAATGGCAATACCGGATCTGCCACACTGGGCAAGGACGTTACTGTACTCGCAAATGTGATGCCAGAGACGCCAACCTCAGGCGTTACTGTCTCGCTGGTTGTCACACCACCCACAACCCTGGCGGTCAACCAGGCCTTCGTTCTTCAGGCTACCGTCAGCCCTGTTGGCAGTCCCGCAGGTACGGTCAGCTTTTACAGCGCCAATAACGGCGGCGTAGCCACGCTCATTCCCGACTGCTCGGCCACCACGGCGCTGAATTCAGGTGGAGTGGCCAGCTGCACGACATCGTCCTTCCTTACAGGAACCGATTCGATCACCGCCGTCTACAGTGGTGACACCACGAATCCAGGTAACACGCCCTCCAACGCAGTGAGCGAAACGGTGAACCCTGAGAGCGCCTCTTTGAGTGTCGGATCATCCTCTGGCACGATCAACGTCGACCAATCGGTCACGTTCACTGCCACCCTTAGCGCCGGCTCAAATCCCTTGACTCCAATCGCGCCTACCGGGACAGTGAGCTTCACCGTCAATAACGTCGCCATTGCCGGCTGCACATCTGTCGCCAGGAATAGTGGAGGCACCTGGACCTGCACCACCAGCAGTCTGGCCGGTTCTGCAACTGCGGAGTCGGTCGGGGTCGCCTACGCAGGTGACAGCAACTACAGCGTTACTGCGGTAAGCTTCAGTCAGACAGTCAATGCGTTGCCTGCGACTCTCGGACTGACCTCCTCCGCCGTCGCTCCGACCGTAGACCAGGCGGTGACATTCACCGCCAACCTCAGCGCAGCGACCTTGACGCCTGTGCTTCCGTCAGGAACGGTGAGCTTCACCATAAACAAAGTGCCAAGCACGGATTGCCCACCACAGACAATCAAGCTCGTGAGTTCCTCGTGGACCGCAAGCTGCACGACCTCTTCTCTGGTGGCTCCCGCCGATGTGATCGGCGCCATTTACAACGGCGATTCAAGCTACACCGTAAGTACCCAGCCAACACTGGCGCAAACGGTAAACAAGGCCCTACCGCAGGTGACGGTGGCTTCCTCACTGCCAACTTCCTCGGTCAACCAGACAGTGGTGTTCACAGCAACTGTTCAACTTTCAGACAACGCAAATCCGAAAGTTACCCCGAGCGGCACAATTACCTTCATGCAGGGCTCTACGACTCTATGTTCAGCGGTTTCTCTCAGTACAACAAGTCCATATATTGCCACCTGCAGCTACGCATTCAGTCAGGCCATTCCTTCGCCTGGAGCTTCTGTCAGCGCGACCTATAGCGGAGATTCGAACTTCCAGGCCGGGTCGGCGGCAACAGCAACCCAGATTGTCAGTCCCACAAACACCAGGACCACGCTGAGCTCGTCACCGGCTACCTCAAGTGTCAATGGAACGGTAGTATTCACAGCTACGATCACACCTGCCATCACCGGTACCGCATCACCCCAGACAGGAACAGTTGTATATACCGATACCACTACTTCCCCAGCCACAGTGCTCTGCACCAATACGGTGACCGGAGGCGTAGTGCCTACATGCAGCTATGCCTTCACGTCTGCCGGAACGCACATAATCACGGCCATATTCAACTCCACGGACGCGAATTTCAATTCCAGTCCAGTCTCCGCTGGCTATGCGCAATCCGTTCTTGCTGCTGGCACCACCATCAGCCTCACCTCGTTGCCAACCTCATCGGCCGTGAATCAGTCCGTGACCTTTTCTTCTGTCGTCACGTCCGCTAGTGCTGGAGCCGCCTTCCCACAAGGCATGGTGACGTACACGGATACTTTCACCACACCAAGCACTCTTCTGTGCACGGTTACCCTGACGGGCACAGGCAATGTTCCGTCTTGCACGGCAACGCTGCCGACTGCGGGCACTCACACCATCGTTGCTGCCTTCACTCCCTCAAATTTGAATTTCCAGTCCGCTAGATCGAGTGTGTTGAATCAGGTCGTGAACGCCGGTACGACGGCAGTCGCACTGACAACTTCGCCTTCGACCTCAACAGTGAACCAGCTTGTGACTCTAACGGCTACGATCACGCCAACGCCTTCCGGAGCGACCAATCCAACTGGAAAGGTAACCTTCAGCTATGTTCAGGGCGGCTCCACGGTAGTCCTGTGCTCGACAGCCCAGACAGTGAAGACGACAGCCGGAATAACCTCTGCCACGTGCATCGCTCCATTCACTGCGGCTAACACTTACACAGTCACAGCGACCTATGTCAGCGGAGATTTGAATTTCACTGCGGGAACTCCAGTGACTGCGACGCAAAAGGTAACGGGCACTAGCACAACCGTAGCTATATCGACGCTCACGCCCGCACCATCTGCCGTCAATCAGTCCGTCAGCTTTACCGCAGTCGTCACGCCGTCTGTCACAGACAGCGGTCTGACGCTGCCGACGGGTACAGTCACGTTCTCTGACACCACTTCCGGCAAACCCATTTTGCTCTGCACCTCGACGATCGCCTCGAACGGCACCGTTCCCGCCTGTTCCGCGCCTTTTGCCACAGAAGGAATGCGCAGTGTAACGGCTGTGTACAGTGGAGATACCAACTTCACGGGTAACACCTCGGCTGCGGTAACTCAGAACGTGCAGCCGTCGGGCACCACAACCATGCTGATATCATCGCCTGCATCCTCGACCGTCAATCAGACGGTGATATTTACGGCGACGTTAGGTGAGGCATTCCCCGGCTCCGTATTGCCCAAGGCGGGAACGGTCGTTTTCACCGATACCTCCACAACTCCGGCAACTACCTTATGCTCTAATCCGATCTCGGGGACGGCTACCGTGCCCACCTGCTCTTTCGCCTTCACTTCGTCGGGCGCGCATATCATTACCGCAGCCTTTACATCCGCTGATACAAATTTCAGTTCAAGCACCTCCGCCAACTACACGCAGACGATCACCGCCGCAGCCACCTCGGTCGTAGTTACTTCCGGCCTGGCGCCTTCGACGGTCAATCAGCCGGTCACCTTCTCGGCCACGGTGACAGCTTCCACGTCTGGTTCAGCGATTCCTCAGGGCGCCGTCACTTACACCGACACCCTCAACAAGACCGTGCTCTGCTCGTCGCTCGCACTCGCGAGCGGCGTCGCGCCCTCCTGCACCGCCGCCCTCCCAACTGCCGGGACTCACACAATCGTCGTTACATTCGCACCCTCGAATTCGAATTTCCAGCCGGCAACCTCCAACGCACTGAACCAGATCGTCAATCCGACTGCCACCACCGCAGCCGTTACTGCTTCGCCTTCCACGTCGACCGTGGATCAACCTGTAACACTCACAGCAACGATCTCACCAGCGCTCGCCGGGACGACTAATCCAACCGGCAAGGTTACCTTCAGTTACGTTCAAGCTGGAACCACTATCATCCTCTGCTCCACACCGCAAACCGTGAAAACTGTTGGGTCGACCACTTCAGCCGTATGCACTGCGCCATTCCCGGCAGCAAGCACCTACACGGTCACGGCTCTTTATACGAGCGGCGATAGTAATTTCGTCGGGTCAACTGCGGCGCCTGTGGCTCAAACCGTGAATGCGTCGGGCACATCTGTAACGGTCTCAGCGCCCACCCCGAGCCCGTCCTCGGTGAATCAATCGATAAGCTTTACCGCGGTTATTGCCCCCACTGCCGTTACCGACGCCGGTTTAACGCTGCCAACCGGTTCCGTAACATTCTCCGATTCGGTCTCGGGCACTCTTTGCACGTCGGTTTTAGCCGCTGACGGAAGTGTTCCCCCATGCAAAGCCACTCTTGGAACAGCCGGCCCGCACGGTATCTCCGCCACCTATAGTGGAGACGCCAACTTTACAACGAGCTCTTCCACTACTCCTTTCAGCCAAACGGTGAACAAGACCGCGACCTCGATCAGCGTGGCCTCATCCACGTTGGTCACCGTAGTTACGCAGGCCGTCACCTACACCGCGACCGTCACGCCAGCATTTGCGGGGACTGCTCCGACCGGCCCAGTCACTTTTTCCCTGACGCAGGGAGGTGCTTCGTACAGTTGCATCGCGACTGCGGCTCTGCCCCCAGGAGGAGCGGCTCCATATACGGAGTCCTGCACTATCAGCTACCCGAATACAGTGAGCGGTACCGTGGCAGTCACAGCCACGTATGCAGGGGACGCGAACTTCGGCGGCAGCACCAGCTCCCCCATCACGCAAACAGTGCAGAACTTCTCGTCCTCGATCACGCCTGGCCAGATCACCCTCACACAGGGCTCGTCCACAACCGCGAACACGAACCTCACAGATCCGTTCAGTCCGACCGCGATTAACCTGACCTCCACGGCCTTGAACGGCTTCAGCGATCCGGTCGCGGTCATCGCCTGCAATGTAGCGCCGGACGCGTCCGGCAACGCGATTCAGGGCTTGAGCTGCGCACCTCAACCGTCCCCGACGCCAGCAACAGGCGTAGTCGTGATAACCGCTACCTCTGCGGCTCCGATTGGTACATACGCGGTCCAACTGACAATCGGCGATGCAAGGGTACCGACGCTGACTCATATAGTGGCGGTCTCTGTGAGTGTTATTAACCTGGCGACTCAGGCGACCACACCCATCGTTGGTACAGATACGGCAACGTTCAACCTTGCGTCGCCCTTGCCAAGCGGCGCGTCACTGTCTATCGGCAGCATCAGCATCGTCAACAGCAATGGAACTTATACTGTCATTCCCATGACCGAGATAGGTATTCAGACTTCTGCGATTACTCCGGTCTCGGGAAGTCCGAACTCCTACAGCTTTACCGTCACGGCGGGCACGGCGGCCGCAGCACAGGTGGCCACTTCACGGACAGTCTTTGCGGCAGCTGCGATGGGTGTCCCGTTACTGTTCGCATTGAGTCTGTTGCCGGGGGCAAGAAGGCGACGGAAGACCTGGTTGCGCTACCTCGGAATGGTGTTGCTCGCGATCGCCGCAATGCACGGCGTAGGCTGCAGCAGCGGGGGGTTCACCCGCGCGTCTTCAACGGTGGGAGTGGTCGGCTCCTATGTCATTCAGATTGAAAGCACTCAAAACGGAAATACAACAACCGTGGCGGTGGTTCCGCTGTTGATCGAGCAGTAA
- a CDS encoding DUF4280 domain-containing protein: MPLQVCMGAMMQCTFGAAPSSLVVLPTNKVLTGEVPDANIMDHIPMTNIMPFGMCMSPSNPVVAAATAAALGVLTPMPCIPNTPAPWVPGAATVMLANFPTLDNVSQLMCIWGGVITFSDAGEETVMVP, encoded by the coding sequence ATGCCGCTTCAGGTGTGTATGGGAGCGATGATGCAGTGTACCTTTGGCGCTGCGCCAAGTTCACTGGTTGTTCTGCCCACGAACAAGGTGCTTACCGGCGAGGTGCCGGATGCCAACATCATGGACCACATCCCCATGACCAACATCATGCCGTTTGGCATGTGCATGTCTCCCTCCAACCCAGTGGTCGCAGCGGCCACCGCAGCAGCTCTGGGAGTTCTCACGCCAATGCCATGTATTCCCAACACGCCGGCGCCCTGGGTCCCAGGCGCGGCAACTGTCATGCTTGCTAACTTCCCTACCCTCGATAATGTCTCCCAACTCATGTGCATCTGGGGCGGCGTGATTACGTTCAGCGACGCAGGAGAAGAGACAGTCATGGTACCTTGA
- a CDS encoding Stp1/IreP family PP2C-type Ser/Thr phosphatase: MTQTAAYTLDFAAATDIGCHRGNNEDSFGYDAELHLYVVCDGMGGSAAGEVASGMAVRALIESFESLALQAVSSGEQLSIEQRLLYSIHEANRVVRSASELNPELHNMGTTLVCACLNEHRIVIGNVGDSRAYMIRNGVCTQITLDHSLLDEQVRQGLITPEMAAASNLQSVITRAIGTANEVEADLFAAELNLNDMFLLTSDGLTRYAKPEDIAKAASPDAELTTICQSLIDHAKQRGGADNITCMMLRVVETPPASQSAPDLAS; encoded by the coding sequence ATGACTCAGACAGCAGCATATACCCTCGATTTCGCGGCAGCCACGGATATCGGCTGCCACCGCGGTAACAACGAAGACAGCTTCGGCTACGATGCCGAACTACATTTGTATGTCGTCTGCGATGGCATGGGCGGAAGCGCCGCCGGAGAAGTGGCCAGCGGAATGGCTGTGCGGGCCTTGATCGAATCATTTGAGTCGCTTGCCCTTCAAGCGGTGAGCAGTGGCGAACAACTCTCCATAGAGCAGCGTCTTCTGTATTCCATCCATGAGGCAAACCGGGTTGTCCGTTCGGCCTCCGAATTGAATCCTGAACTTCACAACATGGGTACGACGCTGGTCTGCGCCTGTCTGAATGAACACCGCATCGTGATTGGAAACGTCGGCGACAGCCGCGCTTATATGATCCGCAATGGCGTTTGCACGCAGATAACACTGGATCACTCTCTGCTGGACGAACAGGTGCGCCAGGGACTGATCACGCCAGAGATGGCGGCGGCATCCAACTTGCAGTCCGTGATCACCAGGGCCATCGGCACCGCGAACGAGGTCGAGGCGGATCTCTTCGCTGCGGAACTCAATCTGAATGATATGTTCCTGCTGACCTCGGACGGGTTGACGCGCTATGCGAAGCCCGAGGACATTGCTAAGGCTGCTTCTCCCGACGCGGAGTTGACGACAATCTGTCAGAGCCTGATCGATCACGCCAAACAACGCGGAGGCGCGGACAACATCACCTGCATGATGCTCCGGGTTGTCGAAACACCACCTGCTTCGCAGAGTGCGCCAGACTTAGCTTCGTAA